The following are from one region of the Silene latifolia isolate original U9 population chromosome 9, ASM4854445v1, whole genome shotgun sequence genome:
- the LOC141598890 gene encoding serine/threonine-protein kinase STN7, chloroplastic gives MAAISASGVGLAQISTNCHHSQFLGKTLMLKPQLSSSIPLKTRRKCLVIASGFELFDPMKDLFLGVGVGLPCTVMECGDIIYRSTLPRSNGLTLTIPGFILALGTVSYLWATPGVAPGFWDMFVFQFVERIFRPTFKKDDIVLGKKLGEGAFGSVYKVSVANSKKRSVKEDALVLKKANEYGAVEIWMNERVRRACSSSCADFLYGFLETSSKNKGEYWLLWRFEGESTLADLLYSKEFPYNVETKILGEQQNLPKGLERENRIVQTIMRQLLFALDGLHSTGIVHRDIKPQNIIFSEDTRTFKIIDLGAAADLRVGINYIPKEFLLDPRYAAPEQYIMSTQTPSAPPPPVAAALSPVLWQLNLPDRFDIYSLGLMYLQMAFPSLRSDSNLIQFNRQLKRCNYDLNAWRTMVEPRAAPDLRRGFEMLDIDGGVGWELLTSMVRYKARQRLSAKAALAHPYFDREGLLALSFMQNVRLRLLRATQQDYSDAAKWITQLMARSGTKKDGGFTEAQLQELREMEPRKKGGAQRNALASALRFQRKVLKTINESINELNQTSKSLWWSRWIPKEE, from the exons ATGGCAGCAATATCAGCAAGTGGAGTGGGATTAGCTCAAATAAGCACAAATTGCCACCATTCTCAATTTTTAGGCAAAACCCTAATGTTGAAACCCCAATTGAGTTCATCAATACCcttaaaaacaaggagaaaatgtTTGGTTATCGCTTCCGGGTTCGAGTTATTTGACCCAATGAAGGATCTTTTCTTGGGTGTGGGAGTTGGGTTACCTTGTACAGTTATGGAATGTGGTGATATTATTTATAGGAGTACACTTCCAAGGTCTAATGGTCTTACACTTACTATTCCTGGGTTTATTTTGGCTCTTGGGACTGTTTCTTATCTTTGGGCTACTCCTGGTGTGGCTCCTGGGTTTTGGGATATGTTTGTGTTTCAGTTTGTTGAGAGAATTTTTAGGCCTACTTTCAAAAAG GATGATATTGTGTTGGGAAAGAAGTTGGGAGAAGGTGCTTTTGGCTCTGTGTATAAAGTTTCTGTTGCTAATTCGAAAAAGCGGTCTGTCAAG gAAGATGCTTTGGTCCTGAAAAAGGCAAATGAGTATGGTGCAGTGGAAATCTGGATGAATGAGCGTGTACGGAGGGCTTGTTCCAGTAGTTGTGCAGATTTTTTGTATGGTTTCTTAGAG ACTTCCTCTAAGAATAAAGGTGAATACTGGCTCTTATGGCGTTTTGAGGGCGAGTCGACTCTTGCAGATTTGCTGTATAGCAAGGAGTTCCCCTACAAT GTTGAAACAAAGATTCTAGGAGAGCAACAGAACTTGCCGAAAgggttagaaagagaaaatagAATTGTACAGACAATAATGAGGCAGCTTTTATTTGCATTAGATGGACTTCACTCAACAGGAATAGTTCATCGAGACATTAAGCCGCAGAATATTATTTTCTCTGAAG ATACCCGCACATTCAAGATCATCGATCTTGGTGCTGCAGCTGATTTACGAGTAGGCATCAATTACATACCCAAGGAGTTCCTGTTGGACCCAag ATATGCAGCACCAGAACAGTACATCATGAGCACTCAAACTCCATCAGCACCGCCACCACCTGTGGCCGCTGCACTTTCCCCGGTTCTATGGCAG CTGAATTTGCCAGACAGATTTGACATCTATAGCCTTGGTTTGATGTACCTACAAATG GCCTTCCCTTCGTTACGCTCTGATAGCAACCTAATTCAGTTCAATCGCCAGCTGAAGAGATGTAATTATGACTTAAATGCATGGAGGACCATGGTTGAACCACGAGCAGCGCCTGATCTACGAAGAGGGTTTGAAATGTTGGACATAGACGGAGGGGTAGGATGGGAACTCTTAACATCTATGGTTCGATATAAAGCAAGGCAACGACTGAGCGCAAAAGCAGCACTGGCCCACCCGTATTTTGATAGGGAAGGCCTCTTGGCTTTGTCTTTCATGCAAAATGTTAGGTTACGATTGTTACGTGCGACACAACAGGACTACAGCGACGCTGCAAAATGGATCACTCAGCTAATGGCACGTTCAGGGACCAAAAAAGACGGTGGATTCACTGAAGCCCAGCTTCAGGAACTCAGA GAGATGGAGCCGAGAAAGAAAGGAGGTGCACAAAGAAATGCACTGGCATCGGCCCTTCGATTCCAAAGGAAGGTCCTCAAAACAATCAACGAGAGCATCAACGAGCTCAACCAGACTAGTAAGAGCCTTTGGTGGAGTAGGTGGATCCCAAAAGAGGAGTAA
- the LOC141600528 gene encoding uncharacterized protein LOC141600528, which translates to MKKLRGDDIPRMIDLEEERMQWIRESKPVNLVSSMGNCDRVRIMVDAGWKSRDKAGIGWVVVSATGSLLFKEGKALKAETPLQAEALGLRDAVIWAVKQKVLHLEISSDCLPLVAALADIHKPHHLAKMILNDILSISTSFHCLSISYIPRDFNKIAHGLACKAMNS; encoded by the coding sequence atgaaaaagttGCGGGGGGATGATATTCCGAGAATGATTGATTTAGAGGAGGAAAGGATGCAGTGGATACGGGAAAGTAAACCAGTTAACCTTGTATCGTCAATGGGAAATTGTGATCGGGTGCGTATTATGGTGGATGCAGGATGGAAATCGAGGGATAAAGCGGGGATTGGGTGGGTTGTGGTCTCGGCAACAGGAAGTCTCCTTTTCAAGGAAGGGAAAGCGCTGAAGGCGGAAACACCGTTACAGGCAGAAGCATTAGGGTTACGTGATGCAGTGATTTGGGCGGTTAAACAAAAGGTTCTGCATTTGGAGATCTCTTCGGATTGTCTCCCACTTGTTGCGGCCCTGGCAGACATTCACAAACCTCATCATCTTGCTAAGATGATCCTTAATGATATCCTTTCGATTAGTACTTCTTTTCATTGTTTGTCTATTAGTTATATTCCTAGGGACTTTAATAAGATTGCTCATGGCCTTGCATGTAAGGCCATGAATAGCTAG
- the LOC141598889 gene encoding aspartyl protease family protein 2, which produces MSLPTSLLLLLSLLLILLSPTTSHSPNYLKLQLIHTNTLLHNNSTHFSLLHHHRHRNRPRIHTPIVSGAATGSGQYFASLTLGTPPQRLLLVADTGSDLTWLRSSSSRQPHYHHRNHRAAFLLRRSRSFRALHCLHTKCHLLPHQQCRGPHSSCQYTYSYADGSVTSGILSTDVTSFNTTLTFGCAFNLSGPSITGPAFEGAAGVMGLGKGPLSFTEQLGKRFGNRFSYCLPDYTISPPKISYLVIGGRHGVVSRNTRSTPLLTNIFATTFYYIEILYVIIENVKLPINPSVWGIDDLGNGGTIIDSGTTLTFFPEPAYRQIVKEMADRVKLPRLSKASQVFDLCYNVSGVSKLNLPSLKLVFAGDSVFDPPPGNYFIDTAKDVKCLALQAVTSPAGNAVIGNLMQQGFLFEFDNDRSRLLFSRSGCGNPR; this is translated from the coding sequence ATGTCACTCCCCACTTCACTACTCCTTCTCCTATCCCTTCTACTCATCCTCCTATCTCCCACCACCTCACATTCCCCTAACTACCTCAAACTCCAACTCATCCACACCAACACCCTCCTCCATAACAACTCCACCCACTTCTCCCtcctccaccaccaccgccatcgTAACCGTCCCCGTATCCACACCCCTATTGTCTCAGGAGCCGCCACCGGGTCCGGCCAATACTTTGCTTCCCTCACCCTAGGCACTCCTCCTCAACGCCTCCTCCTCGTAGCCGATACTGGGTCCGACCTTACCTGGCTCCGCTCCTCGTCCTCCCGGCAACCTCactaccaccaccgcaaccaccgCGCCGCTTTCCTCCTCCGCCGCTCCCGCTCGTTTCGGGCTCTCCATTGCCTCCACACCAAATGCCACCTCCTCCCTCACCAGCAATGTAGAGGGCCCCACTCCTCCTGCCAGTACACCTACTCTTACGCGGACGGCTCTGTCACCTCCGGGATCCTCTCCACCGACGTCACGTCCTTCAACACCACCCTGACTTTCGGCTGCGCCTTCAACTTGTCCGGGCCCAGTATTACCGGGCCGGCATTTGAAGGCGCAGCAGGAGTAATGGGCCTTGGTAAAGGCCCATTATCCTTCACAGAGCAACTAGGGAAGCGGTTTGGAAACCGCTTCTCCTACTGCTTACCTGACTACACTATCTCCCCTCCTAAAATTAGCTACCTCGTCATCGGCGGACGACACGGCGTCGTTTCACGTAATACTCGATCAACTCCATTACTTACTAACATATTCGCCACTACATTCTACTACATTGAAATATTATACGTCATCATTGAAAATGTGAAATTACCAATAAACCCTTCCGTTTGGGGGATCGACGACTTGGGAAACGGCGGAACCATCATCGACTCGGGAACGACCCTAACTTTCTTTCCCGAACCGGCTTACCGTCAAATAGTAAAGGAAATGGCGGACCGAGTTAAGCTACCTCGACTCAGCAAAGCGAGTCAAGTTTTTGATCTTTGTTACAATGTATCAGGGGTGAGTAAATTAAATTTACCGAGTTTAAAACTCGTATTCGCGGGTGACTCGGTATTCGACCCGCCACCGGGTAATTACTTCATCGATACGGCGAAAGACGTAAAATGTTTGGCGTTACAGGCTGTTACGTCTCCTGCAGGGAATGCAGTTATAGGGAACTTAATGCAACAAGGATTTTTGTTTGAGTTCGATAATGATAGATCTCGGTTATTATTTTCGCGTAGCGGCTGTGGGAACCCTCGttaa